One part of the Prunus persica cultivar Lovell chromosome G5, Prunus_persica_NCBIv2, whole genome shotgun sequence genome encodes these proteins:
- the LOC18776860 gene encoding mavicyanin, which produces MEYSSKVFVLLFLGIQVVLVTCIQFEVGDKTYGWEVPKTEYYQQLVYNEWASKKRFNVDDTLYFGYDAFADSVLVVSKEDYEKCHSDRPIYYSNDGHTVVTLDRPGLFYFMSGVAEHCEKGQKMVVKVLEPAGVETPPADADQSENQNSSESLPQHKNNNNNTTGALAAISSTTIIFCIMTSLLGLFFF; this is translated from the exons atgGAATATTCCTCCAAAGTATTTGTCCTACTTTTTCTTGGCATCCAAGTCGTTTTGGTAACTTGTATTCAATTTGAAGTTGGAGACAAGACCTATGGATGGGAGGTCCCCAAAACAGAATACTACCAACAATTAGTGTACAACGAATGGGCCTCAAAGAAAAGGTTCAATGTTGACGACACTCTCT ATTTCGGTTACGATGCATTTGCAGACTCAGTGTTGGTAGTGAGCAAGGAAGATTACGAAAAGTGCCATTCGGATCGCCCCATTTACTACTCAAACGATGGTCACACAGTGGTGACATTGGACCGACCCGGTCTGTTCTATTTCATGAGTGGGGTTGCTGAACACTGCGAGAAAGGGCAGAAGATGGTCGTCAAAGTCTTGGAACCAGCTGGGGTTGAAACCCCACCTGCTGATGCTGATCAATCTGAAAACCAGAATTCATCTGAGTCATTACCACAACACaagaataataacaataataccACTGGTGCACTTGCTGCCATTTCTTCTACAACTATTATCTTCTGCATCATGACCTCTCTCCTtggtctctttttcttctaa
- the LOC18775754 gene encoding heavy metal-associated isoprenylated plant protein 32, protein MLSTMESRSYMTCGLKVDTKSGGWHKCLTKMLKKIRGASYNVDAEAGMAYISGKVNPTKLLRRLVQAGKEAEICWVRTGDQCTNYDGYGEGNIVNANGYYDHHSYYRAGAVDPYMDGYNGPYGQRSSYYPYGHYYPQAPPYTYY, encoded by the exons ATGTTGTCTACAATGGAATCTCGATCTTACATG ACGTGTGGACTGAAAGTGGACACCAAGTCCGGCGGATGGCATAAGTGCCTAACGAAAATGCTGAAAAAGATCCGAG GAGCGTCATACAATGTAGATGCAGAAGCAGGTATGGCATATATTTCTGGTAAAGTAAACCCGACCAAGttactgagaaggctagtgcAGGCTGGGAAAGAGGCAGAAATCTGCTGGGTCAGGACTGGAGATCAATGTACCAACTATGACGGCTATGGCGAGGGCAACATTGTCAATGCCAATGGGTATTATGACCATCATTCATATTATAGGGCTGGAGCAGTTGACCCATATATGGATGGGTATAATGGTCCTTATGGACAAAGATCATCATATTACCCATACGGCCATTACTATCCCCAGGCGCCACCATACACCTATTATTGA